One region of Labrus bergylta chromosome 23, fLabBer1.1, whole genome shotgun sequence genomic DNA includes:
- the nrcama gene encoding neuronal cell adhesion molecule a isoform X5, with translation MDRHRKWVQSFGAVLLVLLCHMTLALEVPLDPKVLEGLPQPPTITLQSPKDYIFDPRENIVIHCEAKGKPHPSFSWTRNGSHFDVEKDSKVLLKPGSGTLVIDISGEKAEAYEGTYQCTAHNEHGTAVSNNIVIRQSRSPLWSKERNEAIVVQMGVSLVLQCRPPAGLPPPVIFWMDNIFQRLPLDKRVSQALNGDLYFSNVLPEDSRPDYICYARFPHTQTIQQKQPISVTVLNNSPEGERRPGFMMPQGATSTKMVLRGETLELECIADGLPTPEISWQKDGGELPSSRMSFQNFQKTLKISDVTEADGGNYRCTAANNLGTAHHIIKVTVKAAPFWVSAPRNLILAPNETGILTCRVNGEPKPKITWFVNGVSIENAPEDHTRKVDDDTVILSNVQSGSSAVYQCNASNEFGYLMANAFVNVLAEPPRVLTPPNRVYQVISNNLALLHCASFGSPIPIITWFKDSQTSIKNGDPFVIHENGTLEIHVAQPLNSGKYTCIASNNLGRKENHVYLEVKEPTRILKQPEYKVVQRGMSAAFECKVKHDPSLIPTMTWLKDNGELPDDERFVVDTDSLTIKEVKDGDEGTYTCIMNTTLDKDSASAMLTVVEATPTPAIVYEKPDPPTDLELTDQTERSVQLTWIPGDEHNSPTDKFLIQYEDLLHQPGVWVNLTEVAGSGTTARLNLSPYVYYSFRVLATNRVGYSEPSQPSSQYRTNPAAPDENPSNVQGVGTEPGNLVISWTPLTGFQSNGPSLEYKVLWRQRDVEDEWSSKNVANVSQFVVTGTPTFVPYEVKVQAINDYGSGPEPKAVVGYSGEDLPLSAPDSVQVMVHNSTLAEVHWEPVPSPSVRGKLQGYKVYYHRERGLHETEGDTEQKEEQVLTFSGNRSEGRLPGLQPYSVYALSIRVLNSKGEGPPSPGKKFETPEGVPGPPSFFNVLNPSLDSLTLEWGPPLTNNGRLAGYTLKYQPVNNTNELGPIKVMTLLSNETTITLANLNSSMLYKFYLSAKTIKGSGPFITEEAFTVMDTAPPVGPAFGPVNASVSEEGAVISWDYFGHHKNVYVEYSVENSKEDWKKELVNGSHWHMIKGLKPGTSYKVRVVARDPADPAVHSTNEVLVTVPAGPSRQVDIATQGWFIGLMCAIALLILVLLIVCFIKRNKGGKYPVKEKEDAHQDPEIQPMKEDDGTFGEYSDTEDHKPLKGSRTPSNGTVRRDESDDSLVDYGEGGDGQFNEDGSFIGQYSGKKEKDTHEGNESSEAPSPVNAMNSFV, from the exons ATGGACAGGCACAGAAAGTGGGTGCAAAGCTTCGGAGCTGTGCTATTGGTGCTCTTGTGTCACATGACCTTAGCACTGGAGGTGCCACTGGATC CTAAAGTTCTGGAAGGAT TGCCCCAACCCCCCACTATCACGCTACAGTCCCCGAAGGATTACATCTTTGATCCGCGGGAGAACATTGTGATCCACTGTGAGGCAAAGGGGAAGCCTCATCCCAG CTTCTCATGGACAAGGAATGGGAGCCACTTTGATGTAGAGAAAGACTCCAAAGTCCTGTTAAAGCCCGGATCAGGAACTCTGGTCATCGACATCAGTGGGGAAAAGGCCGAGGCTTACGAGGGAACATACCAGTGCACGGCACACAACGAGCACGGCACCGCTGTGTCCAACAACATCGTCATCAGACAGTCAA GGTCCCCCTTGTGGTCGAAGGAGAGGAATGAGGCCATCGTGGTGCAGATGGGGGTTTCCCTGGTGCTGCAGTGCCGACCCCCTGCAGGGCTGCCCCCACCCGTCATCTTCTGGATGGATAACA TTTTCCAGAGGTTACCGCTGGATAAacgagtgtcccaggctctgaACGGAGACTTGTACTTCTCCAACGTTCTCCCAGAAGACAGCAGGCCCGACTACATCTGCTACGCCCGCTTccctcacacacaaaccatCCAGCAGAAACAGCCAATCTCAGTCACCGTGCTGAACA ACAGCCCAGAGGGGGAGCGTCGCCCTGGTTTCATGATGCCTCAGGGTGCCACCAGCACCAAGATGGTTCTGAGAGGGGAGACTTTGGAGCTGGAGTGCATTGCTGATGGCTT GCCCACTCCGGAGATCTCCTGGcagaaggatggaggagagcTGCCGAGCAGCAGGATGTCCTTTCAGAACTTTCAGAAAACGCTCAAGATCTCTGATGTGACTGAAGCTGATGGTGGCAACTACCGCTGTACTGCTGCGAACAATCTGGGCACCGCACACCACATCATCAAGGTCACCGTCAAAG CGGCTCCTTTCTGGGTCAGCGCCCCCAGGAACCTGATCCTCGCCCCGAATGAGACTGGGATCCTGACCTGTCGAGTCAACGGAGAACCCAAACCCAAGATCACCTggtttgtcaatggagtctccATTGAGA ACGCACCAGAGGACCACACCCGGAAGGTGGACGATGACACCGTCATTCTCAGTAACGTACAGTCAGGATCCAGTGCCGTCTACCAGTGCAATGCATCCAATGAGTTTGGTTACCTGATGGCCAACGCTTTTGTCAACGTTCTTG CTGAGCCACCAAGGGTGCTCACGCCACCCAACAGAGTGTACCAGGTCATCTCAAACAACCTTGCGTTGCTTCACTGTGCCTCCTTCGGCTCACCAATCCCAATCATCACCTG GTTCAAAGACAGTCAGACCAGCATTAAAAATGGCGACCCTTTTGTGATCCACGAGAATGGCACTCTTGAGATCCATGTAGCTCAGCCCTTAAACAGCGGGAAGTACACCTGCATCGCCAGCAACAACCTGGGCAGAAAGGAGAACCACGTGTACCTGGAGGTCAAAG aGCCTACCCGTATCCTGAAGCAGCCAGAGTACAAGGTGGTGCAGAGAGGAATGAGCGCTGCATTCGAGTGTAAAGTCAAGCACGACCCATCCCTCATTCCCACCATGACCTGGCTCAAAGACAACGGAGAGCTGCCCGATGACGAGAG GTTTGTCGTGGACACAGACAGTCTGACCATCAAAGAGGTGAAGGATGGGGACGAGGGCACCTACACCTGCATCATGAACACCACCCTGGACAAGGACTCAGCCAGTGCCATGCTGACTGTCGTCG AGGCTACTCCTACTCCAGCTATTGTCTACG agaAACCTGACCCTCCAACCGACCTGGAACTGACAGACCAGACAGAGAGGAGCGTCCAGCTCACCTGGATCCCAGGAGATGAACACAACAGTCCCACAGATA AGTTTCTGATCCAATACGAGGATCTTCTCCACCAGCCAGGAGTTTGGGTTAACCTCACAGAGGTTGCCGGCTCAGGCACCACGGCACGCTTAAACCTCTCTCCGTACGTCTACTACTCCTTCAGAGTCCTGGCTACCAACCGTGTCGGCTACAGCGAGCCCAGCCAGCCCTCAAGCCAATACAGGACCAACCCTGCAG CTCCTGATGAAAATCCATCAAACGTCCAGGGAGTAGGAACAGAACCTGGGAACTTAGTCATCTCCTGGACG CCACTGACAGGATTTCAGTCTAATGGGCCCAGTCTGGAgtacaaagtgctgtggagacagagagacgtgGAGGATGAATGGTCCTCAAAGAACGTAGCAAACGTTTCCCAGTTTGTCGTGACTGGAACTCCAACCTTTGTGCCGTACGAAGTCAAGGTTCAAGCTATTAATGATTACGGCAGCGGCCCTGAACCTAAGGCTGTGGTTGGATACTCTGGAGAAGACT TGCCTTTGTCAGCTCCTGATAGCGTGCAGGTCATGGTGCACAACAGCACTCTGGCAGAGGTTCACTGGGAGCCTGTACCTTCCCCGTCAGTCAGAGGAAAACTACAGGGGTACAAG GTTTACTACCATCGCGAGCGCGGTTTGCACGAGACAGAAGGGGACACCGAGCAGAAAGAGGAGCAGGTTTTGACGTTCAGCGGGAATCGTAGCGAGGGGCGTCTGCCCGGCCTCCAGCCTTACAGCGTCTACGCCCTCTCCATCAGGGTCCTCAACAGCAAAGGAGAGGGGCCTCCAAGTCCCGGCAAGAAATTTGAGACACCTGAGGGAG ttccAGGACCTCCTTCTTTCTTTAACGTCTTAAACCCCAGTCTGGACTCGCTCACTCTAGAATGGGGCCCACCACTGACCAACAATGGTCGCCTTGCTGGATACACACTGAAATACCAACCAG tCAACAACACCAATGAACTTGGCCCAATCAAGGTCATGACGCTCCTCTCCAACGAGACCACCATCACTCTGGCCAACCTGAACTCCAGCATGCTCTACAAGTTTTACCTGAGTGCAAAGACAATCAAGGGCTCGGGCCCGTTCATCACAGAGGAGGCCTTCACTGTCATGGACACAG CGCCCCCTGTTGGCCCTGCGTTCGGCCCAGTTAACGCGTCCGTATCGGAGGAGGGTGCGGTGATCAGTTGGGATTACTTTGGACACCATAAGAATGTTTATGTGGAATATAGTGTAGAAAACA GTAAAGAGGACTGGAAAAAGGAGTTGGTAAACGGTTCACACTGGCATATGATAAAAGGATTAAAGCCAGGGACGTCTTATAAAGTGCGCGTGGTCGCTAGAGACCCGGCTGACCCGGCGGTCCACAGCACAAACGAGGTGCTGGTCACTGTGCCAG ctgGACCCAGCAGGCAGGTCGACATAGCCACCCAGGGATGGTTTATTGGACTCATGTGTGCCATCGCCCTCCTCATATTGGTCCTTCTCATTGTGTGCTTCATAAAGAGGAACAAAGGCGGCAAATATCCAG tgaaagagaaagaagacgCTCACCAAGACCCGGAGATCCAGCCCATGAAAGAGGACGACGGGACGTTTggagagtacag TGACACAGAGGACCACAAGCCGCTGAAGGGCAGCAGGACACCGTCCAACGGGACGGTGCGCCGTGATGAGAGCGACGACAGCCTGGTGGATTATGGGGAGGGCGGGGATGGACAGTTCAACGAGGACGGCTCCTTCATCGGCCAATACAGCggcaagaaagaaaaagacacgCACGAAGGCAACGAGAGTTCGGAAGCCCCGTCGCCCGTCAACGCCATGAACTCTTTTGTCTAA